The following are from one region of the Cytobacillus firmus genome:
- the bioB gene encoding biotin synthase BioB, producing MDYRRLAHNVLEGHELTDSEAMSILNCPDDELLDLLHSAYKIRHHHYGNRVKLNMIINTKSGLCPENCGYCSQSSISTAPIEKSRMMDKYSILQGAEQAHQLNVGTYCIVASGRGPSNKELNEVVSAVKEIKDHYNMKVCACLGLLKPEQALKLKEAGVDRYNHNINTSENHHESITTSHTYRDRVNTVQLIKEAGISPCSGVIIGMKETKEDVIAMARSLKVLDADSIPVNFLHAIDGTPLEGTDELNPRYCLKVLCLMRFINPSKEIRISGGREVNLRSLQPLGLYPANSIFVGDYLTTAGQESTADHKMLKDLGFEIDYTAGEPVFS from the coding sequence ATGGATTATCGAAGATTAGCTCATAATGTATTGGAAGGACATGAATTGACAGACTCGGAGGCAATGTCCATATTAAATTGCCCTGATGATGAGCTTCTGGATTTATTGCACAGTGCCTACAAAATCCGTCACCATCATTATGGGAATAGAGTTAAATTAAACATGATTATCAATACAAAATCCGGTTTATGCCCTGAGAACTGCGGCTATTGTTCACAGTCCAGCATCTCTACTGCACCAATTGAAAAATCCCGGATGATGGATAAGTACTCTATCTTACAGGGAGCTGAACAGGCGCATCAGCTTAATGTTGGAACATACTGTATCGTTGCAAGCGGCAGGGGCCCAAGCAACAAAGAGCTAAATGAAGTTGTATCTGCTGTTAAAGAGATTAAGGATCACTACAATATGAAGGTCTGCGCCTGCCTTGGACTCCTGAAGCCTGAACAGGCTTTGAAGCTGAAGGAAGCCGGAGTGGACCGCTACAATCACAATATTAATACATCTGAAAATCATCATGAGAGCATTACTACATCCCATACATATCGGGACAGAGTCAATACTGTCCAATTAATAAAGGAGGCAGGCATCTCACCATGCTCCGGTGTTATCATCGGCATGAAGGAAACCAAAGAAGATGTCATAGCTATGGCACGAAGCTTAAAAGTACTTGATGCCGACTCCATTCCGGTTAATTTTCTTCATGCCATTGATGGGACGCCATTAGAAGGAACAGATGAGCTGAACCCCCGCTATTGCCTGAAAGTGCTTTGTCTCATGCGTTTTATCAATCCATCAAAGGAAATCAGAATATCCGGTGGCAGAGAAGTGAATCTCAGGAGCCTGCAGCCGCTTGGTTTATATCCGGCCAACTCCATTTTCGTAGGAGATTACTTAACTACTGCCGGTCAGGAAAGCACAGCAGATCACAAAATGCTGAAGGATTTGGGGTTTGAGATTGATTATACAGCTGGAGAGCCGGTATTCTCCTGA